From the Microbacterium sp. W4I4 genome, one window contains:
- the alr gene encoding alanine racemase, with protein sequence MTTITQERMPAAQHRTRFEAPTLQLLPDAVAENVRRMRAGGPVMAVVKADGYGHGALAVASAALDAGAEWLGVTDIAEGSRLRDAGITAPILAWLHPSGIDAALAATARIDVAVGSVDELAELIDDARMPVRVHLQLDTGMARGGCPVQDLPALLRLARRGRDAGRIDVVGVMGHLPQADLADPRANLPWVMRMQHARDTALRAGFAPLVTHLGATAAALHDPASRFDLVRIGAGLVGIDPAGRSALVGRSALAQAGRFTAPVVHGSEVAARTPIGYAGAYVTDRRTHLSVIGVGYADGIPRELSPTASVEIAGRRHRIVGRVSMDQIVVDTGDTAYARGSIATIFGPGGAAPSVQEWADWAGTIPHTIVTGIGARVVRSVA encoded by the coding sequence ATGACGACCATCACCCAGGAGCGGATGCCGGCCGCGCAGCACCGCACACGATTCGAAGCTCCCACGCTGCAGCTGCTGCCGGATGCCGTCGCCGAGAACGTGCGTCGGATGCGCGCCGGCGGCCCGGTCATGGCCGTCGTCAAAGCAGACGGCTACGGACATGGGGCGCTCGCCGTGGCATCCGCGGCCCTCGATGCCGGAGCCGAGTGGCTGGGCGTCACCGACATCGCGGAGGGCTCTCGGCTGCGCGACGCGGGCATCACGGCGCCGATCCTGGCCTGGCTGCATCCGTCCGGGATCGACGCGGCGCTCGCCGCCACCGCGCGGATCGACGTCGCCGTCGGATCGGTGGACGAGCTCGCCGAGCTGATCGACGACGCCCGGATGCCGGTGCGCGTGCACCTGCAGCTCGACACCGGCATGGCCCGCGGCGGCTGCCCGGTGCAGGATCTGCCGGCGCTGCTGCGTCTGGCCAGGCGCGGACGCGACGCCGGCCGGATCGACGTGGTCGGGGTGATGGGGCATCTGCCGCAGGCCGACCTCGCCGACCCGCGGGCGAACCTGCCGTGGGTGATGCGGATGCAGCACGCCCGTGACACGGCGCTGCGCGCCGGCTTCGCCCCGCTCGTGACGCATCTCGGAGCCACGGCGGCCGCCCTGCACGACCCGGCCAGCCGCTTCGACCTGGTGCGGATCGGCGCAGGTCTGGTGGGCATCGACCCGGCAGGACGGAGTGCACTGGTGGGACGGAGCGCACTGGCCCAGGCCGGGCGATTCACCGCACCGGTCGTTCACGGCTCCGAGGTCGCCGCACGCACGCCGATCGGCTACGCCGGCGCCTACGTGACCGACCGGCGCACGCACCTCTCGGTCATCGGGGTCGGCTACGCCGACGGCATCCCGCGAGAGCTGTCGCCGACGGCATCCGTCGAGATCGCCGGACGCCGGCACCGCATCGTCGGCCGCGTCTCGATGGACCAGATCGTCGTCGACACGGGCGACACGGCGTATGCCCGGGGGAGCATCGCCACGATCTTCGGGCCGGGTGGTGCGGCGCCGAGCGTGCAGGAGTGGGCGGACTGGGCGGGAACCATCCCGCACACCATCGTCACGGGCATCGGCGCCCGCGTGGTCAGGAGCGTCGCATGA
- a CDS encoding M15 family metallopeptidase has product MKTSSSRRVVTAVVTVLAIALVVVLLTVQQSLSTASAAAPSLDSDSAAVAPAPADAPDARADDADAVTVSDGLIGDGVRVSVFDDVPAVTGLDDALREALQNAARAAASDGVQLRLNSGWRSPAYQRQLLQEAVAKYGSAEEAARWVATADTSEHVTGEAADIGPWQAAEWLGRHGAQFGLCRIYANEAWHFELRADAVTDGCPRMYADPTERRR; this is encoded by the coding sequence ATGAAGACCTCTTCCTCCCGTCGGGTGGTGACGGCCGTCGTCACCGTGCTGGCGATCGCTCTCGTCGTCGTGCTCCTGACCGTGCAGCAGTCGCTGTCGACGGCATCCGCCGCCGCGCCCTCGCTCGATTCCGACTCCGCCGCTGTCGCGCCCGCCCCCGCCGACGCCCCAGACGCCCGCGCCGACGATGCCGACGCCGTCACGGTGTCCGACGGACTGATCGGCGACGGGGTGCGCGTGAGCGTGTTCGACGACGTGCCCGCGGTCACCGGCCTCGACGACGCGCTGCGCGAGGCGCTGCAGAACGCGGCGCGGGCGGCGGCATCCGACGGCGTGCAGCTGCGGCTCAACAGCGGATGGCGCTCGCCGGCCTATCAGCGGCAGCTGCTGCAGGAGGCCGTGGCGAAGTACGGCTCCGCCGAGGAGGCTGCGCGCTGGGTCGCCACGGCCGACACCTCGGAGCACGTCACGGGAGAAGCGGCCGACATCGGTCCTTGGCAGGCGGCGGAATGGCTCGGACGTCATGGCGCGCAGTTCGGCCTGTGCCGGATCTACGCCAACGAGGCCTGGCACTTCGAGCTGCGGGCGGATGCCGTGACCGACGGCTGCCCGCGCATGTACGCCGACCCGACCGAGCGGAGGCGATGA
- a CDS encoding response regulator transcription factor — MRVLIVEDEPYLAEAIRDGLRLEAIASDIAGDGDTALELLSINSYDLAVLDRDIPGPSGDEVAAWIVESGSGIPIMMLTAADRLDDKVSGFELGADDYLTKPFELRELVMRLRALDRRRAHSRPPVVEIAGLRLDPFRREVFRDGKYVALTRKQFAVLEVLVGAAGGVVSAEELLERAWDENADPFTNAVRITVSALRKRLGEPRLITTVSGVGYRIETDG; from the coding sequence ATGCGTGTGCTGATCGTCGAGGACGAGCCCTATCTCGCGGAGGCCATCCGCGACGGGCTGCGGCTCGAGGCGATCGCCTCCGACATCGCCGGCGACGGCGACACCGCTCTGGAGCTGCTGAGCATCAACTCCTACGACCTCGCCGTGCTCGACCGCGACATCCCCGGTCCTTCCGGCGACGAGGTCGCCGCCTGGATAGTGGAATCTGGCAGCGGCATCCCGATCATGATGCTCACCGCCGCCGACCGGCTCGACGACAAGGTTTCGGGCTTCGAGCTGGGCGCCGACGACTACCTCACCAAGCCGTTCGAGCTGCGCGAGCTGGTCATGCGCCTGCGTGCCCTGGACCGGCGGAGGGCGCACTCGCGTCCGCCGGTGGTCGAGATCGCCGGGCTGCGACTGGATCCGTTCCGCCGTGAGGTGTTCCGCGACGGGAAGTACGTGGCGCTGACCCGCAAGCAGTTCGCCGTGCTCGAGGTGCTGGTCGGCGCAGCGGGCGGGGTGGTCAGCGCGGAGGAGCTGCTCGAGCGCGCGTGGGATGAGAACGCCGACCCGTTCACGAACGCCGTGCGCATCACCGTCTCGGCGCTGCGCAAGCGGCTCGGCGAGCCGCGGCTGATCACGACGGTGTCCGGTGTCGGCTACCGGATCGAGACCGACGGATGA
- a CDS encoding HAMP domain-containing sensor histidine kinase: MTQPAGRRRRGVSARMKLTLSYAGAFGMAGALLVAAGWAVVLLRRFFGPLDELLHAAIPWQVRQFLMEFIVPGSVIVIVLLTGFGFLIGWFVAGRMLAPLTRIGEAARLASQGSLSHRVALEGKGDEFRDLADVFDTMLERLEGHMAEQQRFAANASHELRTPLAIMRTQIEVAQADPDRDVDALLARLHQVNGQAIELTEALLLMARADGQAFERARVDLSLLAEEAVETLLPMAERRGITIESKGDPAHVTGSPALLQQLITNLVHNAIVHNLPAAGMIGLRVSAMPTGVVLAIANTGPAVEPELLATLTEPFQRGAGRTRRADTRPVDVTGPVETRGLGLGLAIVQSIVRAHGATLQLTARPGGGLLVEAWFPRAG, translated from the coding sequence ATGACGCAGCCGGCCGGGCGCAGACGGCGCGGGGTCAGCGCCCGCATGAAACTCACGCTCAGCTATGCCGGCGCGTTCGGCATGGCAGGCGCGCTGCTGGTCGCCGCCGGCTGGGCAGTCGTCCTGCTGCGCAGGTTCTTCGGGCCGCTCGACGAACTCCTGCACGCCGCGATCCCCTGGCAGGTGCGGCAGTTCCTGATGGAGTTCATCGTGCCCGGCTCGGTCATCGTGATCGTCCTGCTGACCGGCTTCGGGTTCCTGATCGGCTGGTTCGTCGCCGGGCGGATGCTGGCACCGCTCACCCGCATCGGGGAGGCCGCCCGCCTGGCATCCCAGGGCTCGCTGTCGCACCGGGTCGCGCTGGAGGGCAAGGGCGACGAGTTCCGCGACCTTGCGGACGTCTTCGACACGATGCTCGAGCGCCTCGAGGGGCACATGGCCGAGCAGCAGCGCTTCGCGGCGAACGCCTCGCACGAGCTGCGCACGCCGCTGGCTATCATGCGGACGCAGATCGAGGTGGCGCAGGCCGATCCCGACCGCGACGTCGATGCACTGCTGGCGCGGCTGCACCAGGTGAACGGGCAGGCGATCGAACTGACCGAGGCTCTGCTGCTGATGGCCCGAGCCGACGGTCAGGCGTTCGAGCGGGCACGGGTCGATCTGTCGCTCCTCGCCGAAGAGGCCGTCGAGACGCTGCTCCCGATGGCCGAGCGCCGCGGCATCACGATCGAGTCGAAGGGCGACCCGGCGCATGTGACCGGCTCGCCGGCGCTTCTGCAGCAGCTGATCACGAACCTCGTGCACAACGCCATCGTGCACAACCTGCCCGCCGCCGGGATGATCGGCCTGCGCGTCTCGGCGATGCCGACCGGGGTCGTGCTCGCGATCGCGAACACCGGCCCGGCCGTGGAACCCGAACTGCTCGCGACGCTGACCGAGCCGTTCCAGCGCGGCGCGGGCCGCACCAGGCGCGCGGACACACGCCCCGTGGATGTCACCGGGCCGGTCGAGACCCGCGGGCTCGGACTGGGTCTGGCGATCGTGCAGAGCATCGTGCGCGCTCACGGCGCGACCCTTCAGCTCACGGCGCGGCCCGGCGGCGGGCTGCTCGTGGAGGCGTGGTTCCCGCGGGCGGGCTGA
- a CDS encoding N-acetylmannosamine-6-phosphate 2-epimerase: MTESAGVLRSIEGGLVVSCQAYPDEPMRDAETMARIARAAVLGGAAAIRLQGIADIRAASDLTVPVIGLWKDGDADVFITPTLEHALAVAAAGADIVALDGTRRPRPDGRTLAETIAQLKGQHPDVLVMADCGSAADGVQAEAAGADILGTTLSGYTGERPKTTGADIEVIAQMVAACTLPVIAEGRIHTPSVVAAARAAGAFAVCVGTAITHPTTITSWFADALSHRI, translated from the coding sequence GTGACGGAGTCTGCCGGAGTGCTGAGGAGCATCGAAGGAGGCCTGGTGGTGTCGTGCCAGGCCTATCCGGACGAGCCGATGAGGGACGCCGAGACGATGGCGCGTATCGCCCGCGCCGCTGTCCTGGGCGGCGCCGCCGCGATCCGACTGCAGGGGATCGCCGACATCCGGGCGGCCTCCGACCTGACCGTGCCGGTGATCGGCCTGTGGAAGGACGGCGATGCCGACGTGTTCATCACGCCGACCCTGGAGCATGCCCTCGCGGTGGCTGCGGCCGGTGCCGACATCGTCGCGCTGGACGGAACCCGTCGACCGCGTCCGGATGGCAGGACGCTCGCGGAGACGATCGCGCAGTTGAAGGGGCAGCATCCGGATGTGCTCGTCATGGCCGACTGCGGGTCCGCTGCGGACGGCGTGCAGGCGGAGGCGGCCGGAGCGGACATCCTCGGCACGACGCTGTCCGGCTACACCGGGGAGCGGCCGAAGACGACGGGTGCGGACATCGAGGTGATCGCACAGATGGTGGCCGCCTGCACGCTGCCCGTGATCGCCGAGGGCCGCATCCACACCCCGTCGGTGGTTGCCGCGGCCAGAGCAGCCGGCGCGTTCGCGGTCTGCGTCGGCACCGCGATCACGCATCCGACGACGATCACATCGTGGTTCGCCGACGCACTGTCGCATCGCATCTGA
- a CDS encoding alpha/beta hydrolase, translating into MMPGPGVAAPLREGLQQLAASVPTDVETDTDIQRYRGVAADRGTTAEALAVVFELDSTSVTDEITSFRPSGGEPMLRAVFLHGGGLMAGNRFDGVDVLLRHSDDLDLEVWTVDYPLVPEARFDTMVSAGVAAVELAAHGGLPIVLVGQSAGGGLAAAVAFECRDRGVRLDALMLVCPMLDARSTASAAQFDHDPSWSTISNATAWKRATEGTATPVPGDRTDVGGVPPVYLDVGSAEVFRDSTVDFAAKLWADGVSAELHVWSGGFHGFDCAVEDARVSRESHRARREWLRRWSEGEL; encoded by the coding sequence ATGATGCCCGGACCCGGAGTGGCCGCACCGCTGCGCGAAGGGCTGCAGCAGCTTGCGGCGTCCGTGCCCACGGATGTCGAGACGGATACCGATATCCAGCGCTACCGTGGTGTCGCAGCCGACCGTGGGACCACGGCAGAGGCGCTCGCCGTGGTCTTCGAGCTCGACTCGACCTCGGTGACCGATGAGATCACCTCGTTCCGGCCGTCCGGTGGGGAGCCGATGCTGCGGGCGGTCTTCCTGCACGGCGGTGGTCTGATGGCGGGGAACCGCTTCGATGGAGTCGACGTACTGCTGCGCCACAGCGACGATCTCGATCTCGAGGTCTGGACGGTGGACTACCCGCTCGTTCCGGAGGCTCGATTCGACACGATGGTCTCTGCGGGCGTGGCAGCCGTCGAGCTCGCGGCGCACGGTGGTCTGCCGATCGTGCTCGTCGGCCAGAGCGCAGGAGGTGGGCTGGCTGCCGCGGTGGCCTTCGAGTGCAGGGATCGCGGGGTGCGGCTGGACGCGCTCATGCTGGTGTGCCCGATGCTGGATGCCAGGAGCACGGCATCCGCAGCGCAGTTCGATCACGATCCGTCGTGGAGCACCATCTCGAACGCCACCGCCTGGAAGCGGGCGACCGAAGGTACCGCGACTCCTGTCCCGGGCGATCGGACGGACGTCGGCGGGGTCCCGCCCGTCTATCTCGACGTCGGATCCGCCGAGGTCTTCCGCGACTCCACGGTCGATTTCGCCGCGAAGCTCTGGGCCGACGGCGTCAGCGCGGAGCTGCACGTGTGGTCGGGCGGGTTCCACGGATTCGACTGCGCTGTGGAGGACGCGCGTGTCTCGCGAGAGTCGCACCGCGCTCGCCGCGAGTGGCTTCGACGCTGGAGTGAGGGGGAGCTGTGA
- a CDS encoding carbohydrate ABC transporter permease: MRKRITAALMGLLIMVVVLVWILPFFELISASFKSPADFFSASFLPEHPTLANFDEIFADPKTGIMLRNSLIVVTITTIVSVLLGTLSGYALARLGLSPWVIGGVVFVLLFFRFYPRIAMVIPFFVMMRDWGLFDTPLAVVLGHLSITIPFATWLMLIAFRGLPAEIDEAGAIDGASMPRRFLHLTLPMATSSMATAAVLTAVLSWNEFLIAQSLTRSSNPVLSTGVASFITDAGVKYGSMAALSLVICIPIVVFALVMQRHYVAGMTMGAVKG; the protein is encoded by the coding sequence ATGAGAAAGCGCATCACTGCGGCCCTGATGGGCCTGCTCATCATGGTGGTCGTGCTGGTCTGGATCCTGCCGTTCTTCGAGCTGATCTCGGCGAGCTTCAAGAGCCCCGCGGACTTCTTCTCGGCGTCCTTCCTGCCCGAGCATCCGACGCTGGCGAACTTCGACGAGATCTTCGCCGATCCGAAGACCGGCATCATGCTGCGCAACTCGCTGATCGTCGTCACGATCACCACGATCGTCTCGGTGCTCCTGGGCACGCTCAGCGGATACGCGCTGGCGCGTCTGGGACTGAGCCCCTGGGTGATCGGAGGGGTCGTGTTCGTGCTGCTGTTCTTCCGGTTCTACCCGCGCATCGCCATGGTGATCCCGTTCTTCGTGATGATGCGCGACTGGGGTCTCTTCGACACGCCTCTCGCCGTCGTGCTCGGACACCTCTCCATCACGATCCCGTTCGCGACCTGGCTGATGCTGATCGCCTTCCGCGGTCTGCCTGCCGAGATCGATGAGGCCGGAGCGATCGACGGGGCGAGCATGCCCAGGAGATTCCTCCACCTGACACTGCCGATGGCGACCAGCAGCATGGCCACGGCCGCAGTGCTGACCGCGGTGCTCAGCTGGAACGAGTTCCTCATCGCCCAATCACTCACCCGCTCCAGCAACCCGGTGCTCAGCACCGGAGTCGCGTCGTTCATCACCGATGCCGGCGTGAAGTACGGGTCGATGGCGGCGCTGAGCCTGGTCATCTGCATCCCGATCGTCGTGTTCGCCCTGGTCATGCAACGTCATTACGTGGCTGGGATGACGATGGGTGCGGTGAAGGGATGA
- a CDS encoding carbohydrate ABC transporter permease has translation MTTSLIVTGRPRRRAASPLTTRPDRFFLWACLAPALLAVIALQLYPLLNASVLSFREWSLTESTDPGGFVGWANYAQVLSDPVFWGAARTSLVITVCGVALQLLLGTGLAALLRKGRALHRTARAVLMLPMVIAPVAAANIWRLMFNSRSGSVNTTLSAIGITGPEWLADPFWSVVAIIIVDTWQWTPFVMLVISSAMLSIPQELVEAASVDGAGRWRTFRSVELPMLTGAFALVVTFRALDSLLQLDTVYTLTQGGPGYSSYTLTYYLYALGLRNFEISASAAGSWLFMIIVTVIIVMMFRLDKASREATS, from the coding sequence GTGACCACTTCGCTGATCGTCACGGGGAGGCCGCGTCGCCGCGCGGCCTCCCCGCTGACCACGCGACCGGACCGGTTCTTCCTCTGGGCGTGCTTGGCCCCCGCGCTACTCGCTGTGATCGCGCTGCAGCTGTATCCCCTCTTGAACGCGAGTGTGCTGTCGTTCCGCGAGTGGTCGCTGACCGAGTCGACCGATCCGGGCGGGTTCGTCGGCTGGGCGAACTACGCGCAGGTGCTCTCCGACCCGGTGTTCTGGGGAGCCGCTCGCACCAGCCTGGTCATCACGGTGTGTGGCGTGGCGCTGCAGCTTCTTCTCGGAACTGGCCTGGCGGCGCTACTGCGCAAGGGACGCGCTCTGCATCGCACCGCGCGCGCCGTCCTGATGCTTCCGATGGTGATCGCCCCCGTCGCCGCCGCCAACATCTGGCGCCTCATGTTCAACTCCCGCAGCGGCTCCGTCAACACGACGCTCAGCGCCATCGGGATCACGGGTCCGGAATGGCTCGCGGATCCCTTCTGGTCGGTTGTCGCCATCATCATCGTGGACACCTGGCAGTGGACGCCGTTCGTGATGCTCGTCATCAGCTCGGCCATGCTGTCGATCCCGCAGGAACTGGTCGAGGCGGCTTCCGTCGACGGTGCCGGCCGCTGGCGCACCTTCCGCTCGGTGGAGCTTCCGATGCTGACAGGTGCGTTCGCGCTGGTCGTGACCTTCCGTGCGCTCGACTCGCTGCTTCAGCTCGACACGGTCTACACACTCACCCAGGGTGGTCCGGGGTACTCCAGCTACACGCTCACGTATTACCTGTACGCGTTGGGTCTGCGCAACTTCGAGATCAGCGCATCCGCCGCCGGCTCCTGGCTGTTCATGATCATCGTCACCGTCATCATCGTGATGATGTTCCGGCTGGACAAGGCATCCCGGGAGGCGACGTCATGA
- a CDS encoding extracellular solute-binding protein: MKTSLRSRRVRRIAGVLAAGTTALALAACSTGSGDAAGASKLVVTYMDSGTYNVAAEKFAPAFEKSHDAEVAVEAFPFATLGQQNATDLITGTGGFDVMSTSAWDVEIYNHLQPLTSQIDKWKNRDQYIPELLNDGPSPYASGDQVGLTYASDAYGVFVNTDYLPADTTFADWDDLVSIATGLKDTLPSGVVPISFAFGAADQIPSIFQGAYDSYYVTKDGQWGLDDEPATKAMQTVGDIAALGTPNAASLSIDEANENFLAGKAAMLIVWPSFVRGALNDESRSTLGDHWAQVPFPGPGTPALSTWSLSISKLSKNQDLAWSWIDEFLTPEHSTEWMFTYGIGSPFASTYSDAELLKKHANDLPVQAGNLAKALPLPLTLKSFDPFNRPMSEFVSGSGTAADAVAAIEQGWSGLKVPEALISTAEANGFVEK, encoded by the coding sequence ATGAAGACCTCACTCCGTTCGCGGCGAGTGCGCCGGATCGCCGGTGTGCTCGCCGCCGGGACCACGGCCCTCGCCTTGGCCGCCTGCTCCACAGGATCCGGGGATGCCGCCGGCGCCTCCAAGCTTGTCGTGACCTACATGGACTCCGGCACGTACAACGTCGCCGCCGAGAAGTTCGCGCCGGCCTTCGAGAAGTCTCACGATGCCGAGGTCGCAGTCGAGGCCTTCCCGTTCGCGACTCTGGGCCAACAGAACGCCACCGACCTCATCACCGGAACCGGCGGCTTCGATGTGATGTCGACGAGCGCGTGGGACGTCGAGATCTACAACCACCTGCAGCCGCTGACCTCGCAGATCGACAAGTGGAAGAACCGCGATCAGTACATCCCGGAGCTCCTGAACGACGGGCCCAGCCCCTATGCATCCGGTGATCAGGTCGGCCTGACCTACGCCTCCGATGCCTATGGCGTCTTCGTGAACACCGACTACCTGCCCGCGGATACGACCTTCGCCGACTGGGACGATCTGGTGTCCATCGCGACAGGCTTGAAGGACACGCTGCCTTCCGGTGTGGTGCCGATCTCCTTCGCGTTCGGCGCCGCCGATCAGATCCCGTCGATCTTCCAGGGCGCCTACGACAGCTACTACGTGACGAAGGACGGCCAGTGGGGCCTGGACGACGAGCCGGCGACCAAGGCCATGCAGACCGTGGGCGACATCGCCGCACTCGGAACGCCGAACGCCGCCTCGCTGAGCATCGACGAGGCCAACGAGAACTTCCTCGCCGGCAAGGCCGCGATGCTCATCGTGTGGCCGAGCTTCGTGCGCGGTGCCCTGAACGACGAATCGCGGTCCACGCTGGGCGATCACTGGGCGCAGGTGCCGTTCCCCGGCCCCGGTACCCCGGCGCTGTCCACCTGGTCGCTGTCGATCTCGAAGCTCTCCAAGAACCAGGACCTCGCGTGGTCGTGGATCGATGAGTTCTTGACTCCGGAGCACTCCACCGAGTGGATGTTCACCTACGGCATCGGCTCGCCCTTCGCCTCGACCTACTCGGATGCAGAGCTGCTGAAGAAGCACGCCAACGACCTGCCCGTCCAGGCGGGCAACCTGGCCAAGGCGCTTCCGCTTCCGCTCACGCTGAAGTCGTTCGATCCGTTCAACCGCCCGATGAGCGAGTTCGTGTCCGGCAGCGGCACGGCTGCCGACGCGGTCGCGGCCATCGAGCAGGGCTGGTCCGGCCTGAAGGTGCCCGAGGCGCTGATCAGCACGGCTGAGGCGAACGGGTTCGTCGAGAAGTGA
- a CDS encoding GntR family transcriptional regulator has protein sequence MVAKYQQILHTLSSRIDAMSPGDALPSEEELSKEFRVSPMTTRRALTILLDAKRIVGIRGKGTFVARRPMARTMTLMSFSEAMRSHGRAPHSRVLGMSMSPADAESAEALQIDVGTHVYSIHRLRFGDDVPIGVDVTVLPASRFPGLLGHDLTGSLYAVLREQYDTAIERATSRISAVIPDSATAELLEVEAGTPCLAVQATAKDENGTIAESTHSLYRGDLYELTVEHRRDSA, from the coding sequence ATGGTTGCCAAGTATCAGCAGATTCTGCACACTCTCTCGAGCCGCATCGACGCGATGAGTCCCGGCGACGCGCTGCCCAGCGAGGAAGAGCTCTCCAAGGAGTTCCGCGTCTCGCCGATGACGACCAGGCGCGCCCTGACGATCCTGCTGGATGCAAAGCGCATCGTCGGAATCCGAGGGAAGGGCACCTTCGTCGCCCGGCGCCCGATGGCGCGGACGATGACGTTGATGTCCTTCAGCGAGGCGATGCGCTCACACGGACGCGCACCGCATTCGCGGGTGCTCGGCATGTCGATGAGTCCGGCGGATGCCGAGTCCGCTGAGGCGCTGCAGATCGATGTGGGGACGCACGTCTACAGCATCCACCGTCTGCGGTTCGGCGACGACGTCCCCATCGGCGTCGACGTGACGGTGCTGCCTGCGTCGCGGTTCCCCGGGCTGCTCGGCCATGACTTGACCGGCTCGCTGTACGCGGTCCTGCGCGAGCAGTACGACACGGCGATCGAGCGCGCCACCTCCCGCATCAGCGCGGTGATCCCGGACTCGGCGACCGCCGAGCTGCTGGAGGTGGAGGCCGGCACCCCTTGCCTGGCCGTCCAGGCGACGGCCAAGGACGAGAACGGCACGATTGCGGAGTCGACCCACTCGCTGTACCGGGGCGACCTGTACGAACTCACCGTCGAACACCGTCGCGACAGCGCGTAG
- a CDS encoding SDR family NAD(P)-dependent oxidoreductase: MTDPSAPAAPSTGSGTPEGAGAPSGIDPTELAITLKVLAELDQVDQEHPDYLAVRRGTSNMFKAVKRARRKEIRDAIADADKAVVARTATGAPDRIDDETRGNDLATSVVDAPIAGELLKPRNCYICKQPYTLVDAFYHQLCPDCARSSHGKRNAHADLTGKRALLTGGRAKIGMHIALRLLRDGAHLTITTRFPRDAVRRFSSLPDAADWLHRLRVVGIDLRDPAQVIGLADSVAAQGPLDILINNAAQTVRRSPGAYSLLADAELQPLPDGPLPEMETFGHTADPHPQALQASVDAHPLLSLAAVAGTVAERGGQALTADDLSRLAMAPGSSSLEKHADGTAIDAGGLVPDVNTVNSWVQSVDQVDPLEMLEVQLANTTAPFLLISRLRAAMAASTARRKYIVNVSAMEGQFSRRYKGPGHPHTNMAKAALNMLTRTSAGEMLETDGILMTAVDTGWITDERPHHTKVRLAEEGFHAPLDLVDGAARVYDPIVQGEEGVDLYGVFLKDYKPNPW; encoded by the coding sequence ATGACCGACCCTTCCGCCCCGGCCGCCCCTTCGACCGGCTCAGGGACCCCTGAAGGAGCCGGCGCCCCCTCCGGCATCGATCCCACCGAGCTCGCCATCACCCTGAAGGTGCTCGCCGAACTCGACCAGGTCGATCAGGAGCATCCGGACTACCTCGCCGTCCGCCGCGGCACCTCCAACATGTTCAAGGCGGTCAAGCGGGCACGTCGCAAGGAGATCCGCGATGCCATCGCCGACGCCGACAAGGCCGTCGTCGCGCGCACCGCGACCGGCGCGCCCGACCGCATCGACGACGAGACCCGCGGCAACGACCTGGCGACCAGCGTCGTGGACGCGCCCATCGCCGGCGAGCTCCTCAAGCCCCGCAACTGCTATATCTGCAAGCAGCCGTACACGCTTGTCGACGCGTTCTACCACCAGCTCTGCCCGGACTGCGCGCGCTCCAGCCACGGCAAGCGCAACGCGCACGCCGACCTGACCGGCAAGCGCGCCCTGCTCACCGGTGGCCGCGCCAAGATCGGCATGCACATCGCCCTGCGGCTGCTGCGGGACGGCGCGCACCTCACGATCACCACGCGCTTCCCGCGCGACGCGGTGCGGCGCTTCTCGTCGCTGCCCGACGCGGCCGACTGGCTGCACCGACTGCGGGTCGTCGGCATCGACCTGCGCGACCCGGCGCAGGTGATCGGCCTGGCTGACTCGGTCGCGGCCCAGGGGCCGCTGGACATCCTCATCAACAACGCCGCGCAGACCGTGCGGCGCTCGCCTGGTGCGTACTCGCTGCTGGCGGATGCCGAGCTGCAGCCTCTTCCCGACGGTCCGCTGCCCGAGATGGAGACCTTCGGCCACACCGCCGACCCGCACCCGCAGGCCCTGCAGGCGTCGGTGGACGCGCATCCGCTGCTCTCCCTCGCGGCCGTCGCCGGCACCGTCGCCGAGCGCGGCGGGCAGGCGCTGACCGCCGACGATCTGTCGCGGCTCGCGATGGCGCCTGGCTCGTCGTCGCTGGAGAAGCACGCCGACGGCACCGCGATCGACGCCGGCGGTCTCGTGCCCGATGTGAACACGGTGAACAGCTGGGTGCAGTCGGTCGATCAGGTCGACCCGCTGGAGATGCTCGAGGTGCAGCTGGCGAACACCACGGCGCCGTTCCTGCTGATCAGCCGGCTTCGGGCCGCGATGGCCGCCTCGACCGCCCGCCGCAAGTACATCGTCAACGTGTCGGCGATGGAGGGACAGTTCTCCCGTAGGTACAAGGGCCCGGGGCATCCGCACACCAACATGGCCAAGGCCGCGCTGAACATGCTCACGCGCACCAGCGCCGGAGAGATGCTCGAGACCGACGGCATCCTGATGACCGCCGTCGACACCGGCTGGATCACCGACGAGCGCCCGCACCACACGAAGGTGCGCCTGGCCGAGGAGGGCTTCCACGCCCCGCTCGACCTGGTCGACGGCGCCGCGCGCGTGTACGACCCGATCGTGCAGGGCGAGGAGGGCGTCGACCTGTACGGCGTGTTCCTGAAGGACTACAAGCCGAACCCCTGGTGA